One genomic segment of Mytilus trossulus isolate FHL-02 chromosome 4, PNRI_Mtr1.1.1.hap1, whole genome shotgun sequence includes these proteins:
- the LOC134714815 gene encoding uncharacterized protein LOC134714815, translated as MTMQVKEERVDTEYHRSGQYVAGLQNHQYAQPQQPAAPPIFPAPGTYPVQNTSTYAVQNTSTYPVQNSSMLMPNNVQTSKPEETVSENQIDFSSVKGIFGWTSIDGVDVPYIFRKDKMFVSVRIVEQKLLNKYPNSYPDDLGKHQPLTSFFITPHECKLLNEINQVHCGGEFGTKLFSIKDLIVLLSDFVEFYNLVKKTFPENGKTIEEEDNKASTGSECGWLQVNNTVSPYVKRNADKFVPLSVMKYAAALNIPGNGVLPETDECDLLNKACKIAGFNFSFSKTTRIISLCEIMKSCKIKIMELPMENPLQHAQYIELPSNNNNETNQKPIEPTPKPEQQTTSKSPVHDMVPGQYPPNQMHPAFMDPRMMFSYNRHPYNMYAMHYGPPNVTVNPHQQPHHMYPGMGPPPPYVNGQMPNQPVHGSRNPTPERRASQSPVRTHSNGSGRSTPQPKSPNRLTSPNHYQQMRSQLSPGSYHGPTSQPQGIPMPANKPPNNSMPPGQIPSGQIPPGQMPPGHNMMFPNPMANFMQNRGQFMAQNMRPNVRPPMPNSNHMMPQRHPSSKPQTNPNVRPPNQSNMRAPQSSTGGRHHMPPPPSMSGPHQGPHQGPMNALQSMVSHQNGNVRQGVPQHISQTNQRHIPNGFNPNAMNQPPQRQANLNDNQQNVLRQHLHNTERPRNDTSDSVVNGNGNTPRHITSGPNNQENKGPEKSINQLLVESIKGVWLGGKSISCMHLDSPGRCGKFCLVEAVCKLYFSGCSVNEFLYALENVLKVPLMTCTDDEEKAFIHYYSLPVTVLKCNKMIDFEDLEKFFPQLSYVFKEKTGNGGAHKTMSQADSDSASENPVQLDPAMPVTMSEMQQSNKRPSSTPISGPPAKSSKRLEDTVQRLMHQQEMTTGGTENPSGRGAIIILDD; from the exons atGACGATGCAGGTCAAGGAAGAAAGAGTTGACACGGAGTATCACAGGAGTGGACAATATGTCGCCGGACTTCAAAATCACCAGTATGCTCAGCCACAACAGCCTGCTGCTCCTCCGATCTTCCCAGCACCGGGTACTTACCCCGTACAAAACACTTCTACTTACGCTGTTCAAAACACTTCAACGTATCCCGTGCAAAACTCTTCCATGTTGATGCCAAATAACGTGCAGACTTCTAAACCAGAAGAAACTGTTTCCGAAAATCAAATCGATTTCTCAAGTGTCAAGGGCATTTTTGGTTGGACATCAATAGATGGTGTCGATGTTCCGTATATATTCCGGAAagacaaaatgtttgtttcagtACGGATAGTGGaacaaaaactattaaataaaTATCCGAACTCGTATCCTGATGATTTAGGGAAACATCAACCTCTGACTAGTTTTTTTATTACCCCACACGAGTGCAAACTACTTAACGAGATCAACCAAGTACACTGTGGTGGAGAGTTCGGCACAAAACTGTTTTCTATCAAAGACCTTATAGTATTATTGTCGgattttgtagaattttataatttagtgAAAAAGACATTCCCGGAGAATGGCAAGACAATAGAGGAAGAGGACAATAAAGCGTCAACAGGATCGGAATGTGGATGGCTACAAGTAAACAATACGGTCTCACCTTACGTTAAAAGAAATGCTGATAAATTCGTTCCATTGTCTGTTATGAAGTATGCAGCTGCATTGAATATTCCAGGGAACGGCGTTTTACCGGAAACCGACGAATGTGACTTGCTGAATAAAGCTTGTAAAATAGCTGGATTCAATTTCTCATTTTCTAAGACTACTCGAATTATTTCCTTGTGTGAAATTatgaaaagttgtaaaattaaaataatggaGCTTCCGATGGAAAATCCGTTACAACACGCACAATATATAGAGTTGCCTAGCAACAATAACAATGAAACGAATCAGAAACCCATCGAACCAACACCTAAACCAGAACAACAAACCACTTCCAAATCACCAGTTCATGACATGGTTCCAGGTCAGTACCCTCCTAATCAAATGCATCCTGCTTTTATGGACCCTAGAATGATGTTTTCGTACAACAGGCATCCATACAATATGTACGCAATGCACTATGGACCTCCAAATGTGACTGTAAATCCACACCAACAACCGCATCATATGTATCCAGGCATGGGACCACCACCTCCATACGTCAACGGACAGATGCCTAACCAGCCTGTCCACGGAAGCAGAAACCCTACGCCTGAACGTCGAGCAAGTCAATCACCAGTAAGAACACACAGTAATGGTAGCGGCAGGTCTACACCACAACCAAAATCACCTAACAGATTGACATCACCAAATCATTATCAACAAATGAGATCCCAGCTATCACCAGGATCTTATCATGGACCTACTTCACAACCGCAAGGAATACCAATGCCAGCAAACAAACCACCTAATAACAGTATGCCACCAGGCCAAATACCATCGGGCCAAATACCACCAGGTCAAATGCCACCCGGTCACAATATGATGTTTCCAAACCCTATGGCAAATTTCATGCAAAACCGCGGACAGTTTATGGCGCAAAACATGAGACCAAACGTTAGACCTCCAATGCCAAATAGCAATCACATGATGCCGCAACGTCACCCATCATCAAAACCACAAACAAATCCGAATGTGCGTCCACCCAATCAGTCAAACATGAGAGCACCACAATCATCAACAGGTGGTAGACATCATATGCCACCTCCTCCGTCAATGTCAGGACCACACCAAGGACCACACCAAGGACCAATGAACGCTTTACAATCAATGGTCTCTCACCAAAACGGAAACGTTAGACAAGGCGTACCACAACACATATCACAGACAAATCAGAGACACATTCCTAACGGTTTCAATCCAAATGCTATGAACCAGCCTCCTCAAAGGCAAGCTAACTTGAATGACAATCAACAGAATGTTCTAAGACAGCATTTACACAATACAGAACGACCACGAAATGACACGAGTGATTCTGTTGTCAATGGGAATGGTAATACCCCTCGTCATATTACTTCAGGTCCGAACAATCAGGAAAACAAGGGACCAGAGAAAAGTATAAACCAATTACTTGTAGAGAGTATTAAAGGTGTTTGGTTAGGCGGTAAAAGTATCTCGTGTATGCATCTGGACAGTCCAGGGAGATGCGGTAAATTTTGTTTAGTAGAAGCTGTTTGTAAACTGTATTTCAGTGGATGTAGTGTAAATGAATTTCTatacgcattagaaaacgtgTTAAAAGTTCCTCTAATGACATGTACCGATGACGAGGAAAAAgcttttattcattattatagTTTACCCGTAACGGTGCTCAAATGtaacaaaatgattgattttgaaGACTTGGAAAAATTCTTTCCGCAGTTGTCATATGTGTTTAAAGAGAAAACGGGCAACGGTGGTGCTCATAAAACAATGTCTCAAGCTGATAGTGACAGCGCTTCCGAGAATCCTGTTCAACTCGACCCAGCAATGCCAGTGACAATGAGTGAAATGCAACAATCAAATAAACGACCAAGTAGTACACCAATTTCAGGACCACCAGCAAAGTCGAGCAAACGTTTGGAGGACACAGTTCAAAGGTTAATGCACCAACAAGAAATGACAACAG GTGGAACAGAGAATCCGTCAGGAAGAGGAgctattataattttagatGATTGA